The Clostridium sporogenes genome contains a region encoding:
- a CDS encoding ABC transporter ATP-binding protein: protein MLKIIKHLKPFIASILLVLGLLFVQAVSDLSLPDYMSNIVNVGIQQGGVDNAVPKVIRKSELDKIKVFLDEGDVKKIEDNYILLDKKSLSKDDLKNYLKDYPNLNREPIYKLNTKDKNTINELNSILAKPIIMVGGMEKADMSKSNNIAKESAPQNKANKVNPQSEQNDKIKTSSEDQMTKVPSKGEMSKGNVNSFLNMPKEQINVIKESLDKKFKDMPESMITQSAVVFVKDEYKAVGVDTDKLQSSYILKEGFKMLLLALLSMVATVMVAMIAARVAAGLGKNLRRNVFTKVTDFSKGEFDKFSTASLITRSTNDIQQVQTFMVMLLRIVFYAPILGIGGILKVLKTDTSMAWIIAVAVMAILTLVIVLFGLAIPKFKRVQKLIDKINLITRESLIGMLVIRAFNTEKHEEEKFDKTNKELTRTNLFINRAMTMMMPMMMLIMNLITLLIVWVGSHRVDAGAMQVGNMMAFMQYTMQIIMAFLMISIVSIMLPRASVSAQRISEVIDVPITIKDIEKPKEFSNYKKGYIEFKNVSFRYEGAQKDVLSNITFSALPGETTAFIGSTGSGKSTLINLIPRFYDVTEGEILIDGVNLKEISQRHLREKIGYVPQKGILFSGTIESNIKYGNESATDKDIEKATRIAQAMEFIESKEQGFKTEVSQGGTNVSGGQKQRLSIARAIVKKPDIYIFDDSFSALDFKTDARLRKALKDETKESTVLIVAQRISTIINADKIIVLDEGKMVGMGTHDELMKNCEVYKEIALSQLSKEELLS from the coding sequence ATGTTAAAGATAATAAAGCACTTAAAACCATTTATTGCTTCAATACTTCTAGTATTAGGGCTTTTATTTGTGCAAGCTGTAAGTGATCTATCCTTACCAGATTATATGTCTAATATTGTTAATGTAGGCATTCAACAAGGTGGGGTAGATAATGCAGTACCAAAAGTAATTCGTAAAAGTGAATTGGATAAAATTAAGGTTTTTTTAGATGAAGGAGATGTAAAAAAAATAGAAGATAATTACATACTATTAGATAAGAAAAGCCTTTCTAAAGATGATCTTAAAAATTATTTAAAGGATTATCCAAATCTTAATAGAGAACCTATTTATAAATTAAATACAAAGGATAAAAATACAATAAATGAACTAAACAGTATATTAGCAAAACCAATAATTATGGTAGGGGGAATGGAAAAAGCTGATATGTCAAAGTCAAATAATATTGCTAAAGAATCAGCGCCTCAAAATAAAGCTAATAAAGTGAATCCACAATCTGAACAAAATGATAAGATAAAAACCTCTTCAGAAGATCAAATGACTAAAGTTCCTTCCAAAGGTGAAATGTCTAAAGGAAATGTTAATTCATTTTTAAATATGCCAAAGGAACAAATTAATGTAATAAAAGAAAGTTTAGATAAAAAATTTAAAGATATGCCTGAAAGCATGATTACTCAGTCAGCAGTTGTTTTTGTTAAGGATGAGTATAAGGCGGTAGGAGTAGATACAGATAAACTTCAATCAAGCTATATTCTTAAGGAAGGATTTAAAATGCTACTTTTAGCATTACTTAGTATGGTGGCTACAGTTATGGTTGCTATGATAGCTGCAAGAGTAGCTGCAGGACTTGGAAAAAATCTTAGAAGAAATGTATTTACAAAGGTTACCGATTTTTCTAAGGGAGAATTTGATAAATTTTCTACCGCTTCTTTAATTACAAGAAGTACAAACGATATTCAACAGGTCCAAACTTTTATGGTAATGTTACTTAGAATAGTATTTTATGCACCTATTTTAGGCATAGGTGGAATACTTAAAGTACTAAAAACAGATACTTCTATGGCTTGGATCATAGCTGTAGCAGTTATGGCTATTTTAACTTTAGTTATTGTTTTATTTGGATTAGCTATTCCTAAATTTAAAAGAGTTCAAAAATTAATAGACAAAATAAACTTAATAACTCGTGAATCTTTAATAGGAATGTTAGTTATACGTGCTTTTAATACTGAAAAGCATGAGGAAGAAAAGTTCGATAAAACTAATAAAGAGTTAACACGTACTAATTTATTTATAAATCGCGCAATGACGATGATGATGCCAATGATGATGTTAATTATGAATCTTATAACTTTATTAATTGTATGGGTAGGATCTCATAGGGTAGATGCAGGAGCTATGCAGGTAGGAAATATGATGGCCTTTATGCAATACACAATGCAAATAATTATGGCATTTTTAATGATTTCCATAGTATCTATTATGCTTCCACGTGCTTCCGTATCAGCTCAGCGTATAAGTGAAGTTATAGATGTACCAATAACTATTAAAGATATAGAAAAGCCAAAAGAGTTCTCAAATTACAAAAAAGGATATATAGAATTTAAAAATGTTTCCTTTAGATATGAAGGCGCACAAAAGGATGTACTTTCTAATATTACATTTAGTGCACTGCCAGGAGAAACTACAGCTTTTATAGGAAGTACAGGTAGTGGTAAATCTACTCTAATAAATCTAATACCAAGATTTTATGATGTAACAGAGGGAGAAATACTAATAGATGGGGTTAATTTAAAAGAGATATCTCAAAGGCATTTAAGAGAAAAAATAGGGTATGTACCACAAAAAGGAATATTATTTTCAGGTACTATAGAAAGTAATATTAAATATGGTAATGAATCAGCTACAGATAAAGATATAGAAAAAGCAACAAGAATAGCTCAAGCTATGGAATTTATAGAATCTAAAGAACAGGGCTTTAAGACAGAGGTATCCCAAGGAGGTACTAATGTTTCTGGAGGACAAAAACAAAGACTTTCTATTGCCCGCGCCATTGTAAAAAAACCAGATATATATATTTTTGATGATAGTTTTTCAGCCCTTGACTTTAAAACAGATGCGCGCCTTAGAAAGGCTTTAAAGGATGAAACAAAGGAAAGTACAGTATTAATTGTAGCCCAAAGAATAAGTACTATAATAAATGCGGATAAGATAATTGTATTAGATGAAGGAAAAATGGTTGGAATGGGTACCCATGATGAATTAATGAAAAATTGTGAAGTTTATAAGGAAATTGCCTTATCACAACTTTCAAAGGAGGAACTTTTATCATGA
- a CDS encoding sensor histidine kinase — translation MKKASLKTQTISTFLLIIFLSMVCTIATIGTYLFIMYFPKDPMLKPDNYYQKQSDKIQQFIVTKGENILGDKNRLELESLIPKKGIGYQITDLEGKIIYGNEKERIIKNKKQLIESINKTDIDNLDRASVFGSKVKRYIPILDSDSNVKGVAIIKYNIETSVKKDKNEKIVRVFQVFLPFSPFVYIIIFTIIFTRKLIKSIQQPINEIIDASNKIKEKDLDFKINYKSNNELGKLVSSFEEMKNALKESLNKQWIMEEDRKEMIKAIAHDLKTPITVIQGHVEVLIEGGIKDPIRVEKYLNIIKANTERMGRLISDINLASEIENKNFDLVPVKVDIIEFLEKKQQDYKVLCKDKNIEFKLLLEKNFDLNREFSIDAERLEQILDNIISNAIRYTPSGKLIITKVKIYNHIIKFIVEDEGTGFNDKELCYVFEKFYRGDSSRFKEKGHSGLGMYIVKILVEKHNGWITAENKEDGGARIKFIIKEI, via the coding sequence ATGAAAAAAGCATCCTTAAAAACACAAACTATAAGTACTTTTCTATTAATTATATTTTTAAGTATGGTATGTACAATAGCTACTATAGGTACTTATTTATTTATTATGTATTTTCCAAAAGATCCTATGCTAAAACCAGATAACTATTATCAAAAACAGTCTGATAAAATTCAGCAGTTTATAGTTACTAAGGGAGAAAATATATTAGGGGATAAAAATAGATTAGAACTTGAAAGTTTAATTCCTAAGAAAGGTATAGGGTATCAAATTACAGATTTAGAAGGTAAAATTATATATGGAAATGAAAAAGAAAGAATAATAAAGAATAAAAAACAATTGATAGAATCAATAAATAAAACAGATATTGATAATCTTGATAGAGCTAGTGTTTTTGGATCAAAGGTTAAAAGGTATATACCTATATTAGATAGTGATTCCAATGTGAAAGGCGTTGCTATAATTAAATACAATATTGAGACAAGTGTGAAGAAAGATAAAAATGAAAAAATAGTTCGTGTATTTCAAGTATTCTTACCATTCTCCCCTTTTGTATATATAATTATTTTTACAATTATTTTTACAAGAAAATTAATTAAAAGTATTCAACAGCCTATAAATGAAATAATAGATGCTTCAAATAAGATAAAAGAAAAGGATTTGGATTTTAAAATAAATTATAAAAGTAATAATGAGTTAGGAAAATTAGTTTCTTCTTTTGAAGAGATGAAAAATGCTTTAAAAGAATCACTAAATAAACAATGGATTATGGAAGAAGACAGAAAAGAAATGATAAAAGCCATAGCCCATGATTTGAAAACTCCTATTACTGTTATCCAAGGACATGTGGAGGTACTTATAGAAGGGGGAATTAAAGATCCAATTAGAGTAGAAAAATATTTAAATATTATAAAAGCTAATACAGAGAGAATGGGAAGACTTATTTCGGATATTAATCTGGCATCGGAAATAGAAAATAAAAACTTTGATTTAGTTCCTGTAAAGGTAGATATAATTGAATTCTTAGAAAAGAAACAACAGGATTATAAAGTATTATGTAAGGATAAAAATATAGAGTTTAAATTACTTTTAGAAAAGAATTTTGATTTAAATAGGGAATTTTCTATAGATGCTGAAAGGTTAGAACAAATATTAGACAATATAATATCTAATGCCATAAGGTATACACCCAGTGGAAAGTTAATCATTACTAAAGTGAAAATATATAATCATATTATAAAATTTATTGTGGAAGACGAAGGAACAGGTTTTAATGATAAGGAATTATGCTATGTTTTCGAAAAATTTTATAGAGGTGATAGCTCAAGATTTAAAGAAAAGGGACATTCTGGTTTAGGAATGTATATTGTAAAAATTTTAGTTGAAAAGCATAATGGATGGATCACAGCAGAAAATAAAGAAGATGGTGGAGCTAGAATAAAATTTATTATTAAAGAAATATAG
- the msrA gene encoding peptide-methionine (S)-S-oxide reductase MsrA has translation MKEIVLAGGCFWGVEEYMSRIKGIVETKVGYANGIKENPSYKEVCSGTTGHTEACYIKYDESIISLEELLNKFWSIVDPTVLNKQGNDRGTQYRTGIFYLNEKDLNIITESKSREQKNYKKAIVTEVEPLKCFYEAEEYHQKYLKKNPEGYCHIHLD, from the coding sequence ATGAAAGAAATAGTTTTAGCTGGAGGTTGTTTTTGGGGAGTAGAAGAATATATGTCAAGAATTAAAGGCATAGTGGAAACAAAAGTAGGTTATGCTAATGGAATAAAAGAAAACCCTAGTTATAAAGAGGTATGCAGTGGGACTACAGGTCATACAGAAGCTTGTTACATAAAGTATGATGAAAGTATTATTTCCTTAGAAGAACTATTAAATAAATTTTGGAGCATAGTAGATCCAACAGTATTAAATAAACAGGGGAATGATAGGGGAACACAATATAGAACAGGAATATTTTATTTAAATGAAAAAGATTTAAATATAATTACAGAAAGCAAATCTAGGGAACAGAAAAATTATAAGAAAGCAATAGTTACTGAAGTAGAGCCCTTAAAATGTTTTTATGAGGCTGAAGAATACCATCAAAAATATTTAAAGAAAAATCCAGAAGGTTATTGTCATATACATTTAGATTAA
- a CDS encoding response regulator, whose protein sequence is MYTVLHIEQSDFFCKMVENILREKNYDYIATDSFNEAYNLIKEYDIDLIITSLYGKGGDIEDFIKNIGYMASNEIPIFIVTSDNDHEKKKNLLNLGVFDYLLKDDLKEEITKHVDAVFQDDEYMKNLKEAKIAIIDDNSFDCTLEKDMLARYGIQNVDYYNSGKELFNSNKKYDMYLIDMVLENEFGKTLIRQIRRNNINSSIIAVTVLDNNKTLSNILNCGADDIINKPLDENLFIAKLKSNIRIYTLNKKIKSILKEMKNK, encoded by the coding sequence ATGTATACCGTTCTTCACATAGAACAAAGCGATTTTTTTTGCAAAATGGTAGAAAATATTTTAAGAGAAAAAAATTATGATTACATAGCTACAGACAGTTTTAATGAGGCTTATAATCTAATAAAAGAATATGACATAGATCTTATAATAACTTCCCTTTATGGCAAAGGTGGAGATATAGAAGATTTTATAAAAAATATTGGATATATGGCTTCTAATGAAATACCTATATTTATAGTTACAAGCGATAATGATCATGAGAAGAAGAAAAATCTTCTTAATCTAGGTGTATTTGATTATTTATTAAAAGATGATTTAAAAGAAGAGATTACAAAGCATGTAGATGCAGTATTCCAAGATGATGAATATATGAAAAATTTAAAGGAAGCAAAAATTGCAATTATAGATGATAACTCCTTTGATTGTACTCTAGAAAAAGATATGTTAGCAAGATATGGCATTCAAAATGTAGATTATTATAATTCTGGTAAAGAATTATTTAATAGTAATAAAAAATATGATATGTATTTAATTGATATGGTATTAGAAAATGAATTCGGAAAAACTTTAATAAGACAAATAAGAAGAAATAATATAAACTCTTCTATAATAGCTGTTACTGTATTAGACAATAATAAAACTCTATCTAATATTTTAAATTGTGGAGCAGATGATATTATAAATAAGCCCTTAGATGAAAACTTATTTATAGCTAAATTAAAGTCTAATATAAGAATCTATACGTTGAATAAAAAAATAAAGAGCATACTAAAAGAAATGAAAAATAAATAA
- a CDS encoding ABC transporter permease subunit has translation MELFKSEFERLCKNKLILFCFILIPLAIIGSSKYYLGNNLKSSITSAEYTSFGNYSFMMFQEMLATLFNFIVILLVCISITEEYRKGQIRLIMIRGYSFKEIYFAKIASIIVTMFIFFVAYFILSTAIGYFIAPKLYRVKLFFHSSTVSNLNAILYSLKYYALGFLTVLAILSVFALFSVTFKSSTGTIAACICFLMGSFIFSKIIEQWHIMLVRNPHNSINLIKIVEKLYLSTIPQIQYIGICFVLAEKPILNHWILGVLAAYIIIFTFITCIIFSKRDNFI, from the coding sequence ATGGAACTTTTTAAAAGTGAGTTTGAAAGGTTATGTAAGAACAAATTAATTTTATTTTGTTTTATACTAATCCCTCTAGCTATAATAGGTTCTTCGAAATATTACCTTGGAAATAATTTGAAATCATCTATAACTAGTGCTGAGTATACGTCCTTTGGCAACTATTCCTTTATGATGTTCCAGGAAATGTTAGCTACTTTATTTAATTTTATTGTTATTTTACTTGTGTGTATATCAATTACTGAAGAATATAGAAAGGGTCAAATTAGACTGATTATGATAAGAGGGTATTCTTTTAAAGAAATATATTTTGCAAAAATAGCCTCTATCATAGTTACAATGTTTATATTCTTTGTAGCATATTTTATATTGTCTACAGCAATTGGATATTTTATAGCACCTAAATTATATAGAGTAAAGCTTTTTTTCCATAGTAGCACCGTAAGTAACTTAAATGCTATCTTGTATTCTTTAAAATACTATGCCTTAGGATTTTTAACTGTTTTAGCAATACTTTCTGTATTTGCTCTTTTTTCAGTGACTTTTAAGAGTTCTACAGGAACTATAGCTGCATGTATATGTTTTTTAATGGGAAGTTTTATTTTTTCAAAAATTATTGAGCAATGGCACATTATGTTAGTTAGGAATCCACATAATAGTATAAATCTTATTAAAATAGTGGAAAAATTATATTTAAGTACTATTCCTCAGATTCAATATATTGGTATATGTTTTGTTTTGGCTGAAAAACCAATATTAAATCATTGGATTTTAGGTGTTTTAGCAGCCTATATAATTATCTTTACATTTATAACTTGTATTATATTTTCTAAAAGAGATAATTTTATTTGA
- a CDS encoding GNAT family N-acetyltransferase, which yields MNLHLEEITIKNWRSIVALKVNENQQNFIESNAYSLAEWKFVPDFHPKAIYDNNKLIGFAMYGYFEKEARLWLDRFMIDHKYQKKGYGKTSLQLLINTMLKEYKCNKIYLSTFKDNIRAIKLYEKFGFQSTGEFDENEELIMVLKV from the coding sequence ATGAACTTACATTTAGAAGAAATAACTATTAAAAATTGGCGTTCTATAGTTGCTCTAAAAGTAAATGAAAATCAACAAAATTTTATTGAAAGTAACGCCTATTCTCTAGCGGAATGGAAATTTGTACCTGACTTTCACCCTAAAGCTATATATGACAATAATAAATTAATTGGCTTTGCTATGTATGGATACTTTGAAAAAGAAGCTCGTCTTTGGCTAGATAGATTTATGATTGATCATAAATATCAAAAAAAGGGGTATGGAAAAACTTCTCTTCAATTATTAATTAACACTATGCTTAAGGAATATAAATGTAATAAAATTTATTTAAGTACCTTTAAAGATAATATTAGAGCTATAAAATTATATGAAAAATTTGGATTTCAATCTACTGGTGAATTTGATGAAAACGAAGAACTTATAATGGTATTAAAGGTTTAA
- a CDS encoding ABC transporter permease subunit, whose amino-acid sequence MKELIISEFLRMRGRKKNKACFIILLLDFIFNICWYKTFGAGIGFYNPDISTKLNSLNLPVFIMKDLALILFLIVLPMLFIDSLSGEYESGAYRLILIRPYSKIKLWVSKLIVQSLFSLVIFVVFFILSVISGYILFPRATVTNFYNIPKVYDQLGAYIYNFKVVALMYFVSIAILALASLISSMVSKSVAALLIVICSLIGGIYIGHGLQIIFLPFHNIIRLLSLGKRTDFYIPVVSCLLICSFLSTLIFTRKDLKC is encoded by the coding sequence ATGAAAGAGTTAATTATTAGCGAATTTTTAAGAATGAGAGGAAGAAAAAAGAATAAGGCCTGTTTTATTATACTTTTACTTGATTTTATATTTAATATTTGTTGGTATAAAACCTTTGGAGCAGGTATAGGTTTTTATAACCCAGATATATCTACAAAGCTAAATTCTCTGAATTTACCTGTTTTTATAATGAAAGATTTAGCATTAATTCTATTTTTAATAGTTCTTCCAATGCTTTTTATAGATAGTTTAAGTGGAGAGTATGAATCTGGTGCTTATAGGCTTATATTAATAAGACCCTATAGTAAAATTAAGTTATGGGTTTCTAAGTTGATAGTTCAAAGTTTATTTTCATTAGTTATATTTGTTGTATTTTTTATTCTTTCTGTAATTAGTGGCTATATTTTATTTCCTAGGGCAACTGTAACTAACTTTTACAATATACCTAAAGTTTATGATCAATTAGGAGCTTATATATATAATTTTAAGGTTGTAGCATTAATGTACTTTGTAAGTATTGCAATTTTAGCTTTGGCTTCTTTAATTTCCTCAATGGTGTCTAAGTCTGTGGCAGCCTTGTTAATTGTTATATGCTCTTTAATAGGAGGGATATATATAGGACATGGGCTGCAAATTATATTTTTACCTTTTCATAATATAATTAGACTTTTAAGTTTAGGAAAAAGAACTGATTTTTATATTCCAGTTGTATCCTGTCTACTTATATGCAGTTTTTTAAGTACATTGATTTTTACTAGAAAAGATTTGAAATGCTAA
- a CDS encoding response regulator transcription factor: MQEKILIVDDEDDIVSFIKDYFQDQGYRVITASNAREAIEYCDKDIDIILLDIMMPNIDGFQVCQKIRDKVSCPIIFLSARQSEVDKIKGLSVGGDDYIVKPFSIKELKARVQAHLRREKRVPLNNRSKMSFGKLTLDINSRKVDYEEEEILFTAKEFDIVELLALHPEQVFSKEQIYEKVWGYDAEGDSNTVAEHIKKIRAKFIKRNTSLNHIATVWGVGYRWERNKI, from the coding sequence ATGCAGGAAAAAATATTAATAGTAGATGATGAAGATGATATAGTATCTTTTATAAAGGATTATTTTCAGGATCAAGGTTACCGCGTTATTACAGCTAGTAATGCTAGAGAAGCTATAGAATACTGTGATAAAGATATAGATATTATTTTACTTGATATAATGATGCCTAATATTGATGGATTTCAGGTTTGCCAAAAGATAAGGGACAAAGTATCCTGTCCTATAATATTTTTAAGTGCTAGGCAAAGTGAGGTTGATAAAATTAAAGGTCTTTCAGTAGGCGGAGATGATTATATAGTAAAGCCCTTTAGCATAAAAGAATTAAAAGCAAGAGTTCAGGCTCACCTTAGAAGAGAAAAAAGAGTTCCTTTAAATAATAGATCTAAGATGAGCTTTGGAAAACTTACTTTAGATATTAATAGTCGTAAAGTTGATTATGAAGAGGAGGAAATACTTTTTACAGCTAAAGAATTTGATATAGTGGAGCTTTTAGCATTACATCCAGAACAGGTGTTTTCTAAAGAACAAATCTATGAAAAAGTTTGGGGATATGATGCAGAAGGGGATTCAAATACAGTAGCAGAACATATAAAAAAGATAAGAGCAAAGTTTATAAAAAGAAATACATCTCTTAATCATATAGCTACGGTATGGGGAGTAGGTTATAGATGGGAGAGAAATAAAATATGA
- a CDS encoding MarR family winged helix-turn-helix transcriptional regulator, protein MNNTQLNEISQDLYDLLLNLHKKLLNPDELKKNFPLPPSHAKVIIYLKHNGNCSISKIAKDLLISKPNMTPIIDKLISENMVTRYTDSKDRRVIRVELTEKGSIFIKDQEKLVKTLLAEKISNLSSEDLQYLSDHIIQIKNIILKIN, encoded by the coding sequence ATGAATAATACTCAACTTAATGAAATATCTCAAGATCTATATGATTTATTATTAAATTTACATAAAAAACTTTTGAATCCAGATGAGTTAAAGAAAAATTTCCCTCTACCTCCCTCCCATGCAAAAGTTATTATTTATCTTAAGCATAATGGCAATTGTTCTATTTCTAAAATTGCTAAGGATTTATTAATTTCTAAACCTAATATGACTCCTATCATTGATAAACTAATTTCTGAAAATATGGTTACTAGATATACTGACTCAAAGGATAGAAGAGTTATAAGAGTGGAATTAACAGAAAAAGGATCTATCTTCATAAAGGATCAAGAAAAACTAGTAAAGACTTTGCTAGCAGAAAAAATATCTAACCTTTCTTCTGAAGATTTACAATATCTTAGTGACCATATAATACAAATAAAAAATATTATTTTAAAAATAAATTAA
- a CDS encoding ABC transporter ATP-binding protein, which yields MSNKKIENRRKGGFGPGNGGPMGAVEKAKDFKGTMKNLGKYIMPYKMSIIFVIVLAIGSAAFSIVGPKILGKATTKLFEGLVQKVTGVKGASIDFDYIGKIIILLLVLYIISAIFSFVQGYIMSSVAQKISYEFRREISEKINRMPIKYFDNKTHGEVLSRVTNDVDTVSQTLNQSMSQIITSVVTIIGVLIMMLSISWQMTIVALLILPISMMIIMLVVKKSQKYFKAQQEDLGNINGHVEEIYGGHNIMKAFNREQEAIEEFDKINDKLYSSAWKSQFLSGMMMPIMSFIGNIGYVLVSILGGWLAIKKTIEVGDILSFIQYVRSFTQPISQVAQIANVLQSTAASAERVFEFLEEEEEVKETENPVKLQKVYGEVEFKNVKFGYNKDKIIINDFSAKIKPGQKVAIVGPTGAGKTTMIKLLMRFYDVNKGGIFIDGHNINDFKRADLRKIFGMVLQDTFLFTGTIKENIAYGKLGASDEEIIKAAKSAHVHNFVETLPKSYDMELNEEASNISQGQKQLLTIARAILSDPKILILDEATSSVDTRTELLIQKAMENLMEGRTSFIIAHRLSTIRDADLILVMKDGDIIEQGNHEELLKAKGFYYSLYNSQFENAEVS from the coding sequence ATGAGCAATAAAAAAATAGAAAATAGAAGAAAAGGTGGTTTTGGTCCAGGTAATGGTGGTCCTATGGGAGCAGTTGAAAAGGCAAAAGATTTTAAGGGTACAATGAAAAATTTAGGCAAATATATAATGCCTTATAAAATGTCTATAATTTTTGTAATTGTTCTTGCTATAGGTAGTGCGGCTTTTTCTATAGTAGGACCTAAAATCTTAGGGAAAGCTACTACAAAATTATTTGAAGGATTAGTACAAAAGGTTACTGGAGTAAAAGGTGCTTCAATTGATTTTGATTATATAGGTAAAATAATAATTTTACTTCTTGTATTATATATAATAAGTGCTATATTTTCCTTTGTACAAGGATATATAATGTCCTCAGTGGCTCAAAAAATTTCTTATGAATTTAGACGTGAAATTTCTGAAAAAATAAATCGTATGCCTATTAAGTATTTTGACAATAAAACTCATGGAGAAGTATTATCTAGAGTTACTAATGATGTAGATACAGTTAGTCAAACCTTAAATCAAAGTATGTCTCAAATAATTACTTCTGTTGTTACAATAATAGGTGTATTAATTATGATGTTATCTATAAGTTGGCAAATGACCATTGTAGCTTTATTAATATTACCTATATCCATGATGATTATAATGCTCGTTGTAAAAAAATCACAAAAATATTTTAAGGCTCAGCAAGAAGATTTAGGTAATATTAATGGTCATGTAGAGGAAATTTATGGTGGACATAATATAATGAAGGCCTTTAATAGAGAACAAGAAGCTATAGAAGAGTTTGATAAAATAAATGATAAGCTTTATAGTTCAGCTTGGAAATCTCAGTTCTTATCTGGAATGATGATGCCAATTATGTCCTTTATAGGTAATATAGGATATGTGCTTGTATCTATTTTAGGTGGATGGCTTGCCATAAAGAAAACTATTGAAGTTGGAGATATTTTATCTTTTATTCAATATGTTAGAAGTTTTACCCAACCTATATCACAGGTAGCTCAAATAGCTAACGTGCTTCAATCTACAGCAGCTAGTGCGGAAAGGGTTTTTGAATTTTTAGAAGAGGAAGAGGAAGTTAAGGAAACAGAAAATCCTGTTAAACTTCAAAAAGTTTATGGAGAAGTTGAATTTAAAAATGTTAAATTTGGATATAATAAGGATAAAATTATCATAAATGATTTTTCAGCTAAAATTAAACCAGGACAAAAGGTAGCTATTGTAGGACCAACAGGAGCAGGTAAGACCACTATGATTAAACTTTTAATGCGTTTTTATGATGTAAATAAGGGTGGAATATTTATAGATGGACATAATATAAATGACTTTAAAAGAGCAGATTTGCGTAAAATATTTGGAATGGTACTTCAAGATACTTTCTTGTTTACAGGTACTATAAAGGAAAATATAGCCTATGGAAAGCTTGGAGCTAGTGATGAAGAGATAATTAAAGCAGCAAAATCAGCTCATGTTCATAATTTTGTAGAGACTTTACCAAAGTCATATGATATGGAACTAAATGAAGAAGCAAGTAATATTTCCCAAGGACAAAAACAATTACTAACCATCGCTCGTGCAATATTGTCAGATCCTAAAATATTAATATTAGACGAGGCAACTAGCTCTGTAGATACTCGTACAGAATTACTTATACAAAAAGCTATGGAAAACTTAATGGAAGGAAGAACTAGCTTTATAATTGCACATAGATTATCTACTATTAGAGATGCGGATTTAATTCTTGTAATGAAAGATGGGGATATTATAGAACAGGGTAATCATGAAGAATTATTAAAAGCTAAAGGCTTTTACTATTCTCTTTACAATAGTCAATTTGAAAATGCAGAAGTGTCTTAA